A portion of the Acidobacteriaceae bacterium genome contains these proteins:
- a CDS encoding carboxypeptidase regulatory-like domain-containing protein: MNQALTRRSKMTVLWILFLGIASVILPRTLFAQVDTATVSGLVVDADKALVPGATVVIQNKNNKFTRKGLTNGSGNFTFPSIAWGDYDLTITANGFQTTTVHGVHLNPGDSRTLSEITLRVGSQSEVITVSGQSLTQIDDTGERSSLITSDEISKLTLQGRDVTELLKTLPGAAINTGNASFNQAVSNTTYDNSNTQIGGASGGYSMSGSPVNGVSIRTDGANITDPGTYSGGLQNVNTEAVAEVKVSQQNFGADTANGPIVINAVTKSGGTSFHGSLYVNGRSSQFNSTDAFAKVLGYQKPPDRYIYTGATFGGPVMIPGTDINHNKRLTFFIQGENLAQRNTYAYGSASSAIQTALVPTAAMRLGDFSATQIAKYLPPGETVCTGTNTCPTAYDLFSGVRSVPVSNAYGAPITCNGNTGNDCLSGTNGIDPGAKAIVNSMPLPNTPNGQTTAGYFNYQHQNLVPNNLWTTHGKLDYKPNERHSFSLSYTQEFGNTIVPQATDYFAAGNSGGLLAPGYGASRNAHTHSGSFNWTSTWSATLTNEFFINAAYNDHYDSPLHPSQLFSSAIGYPYQGAYANKTNEPPNFVDYGYDGLPLSIVPDYSHGPMFSKTFVPGIGDNLTKVIGRHTLKAGFDFERPTVNNIQVNGSVFAPQGSITNYYLPSTFALPTVATNPAGAQTKWYSTCYASFDQQCTRFNGNSNSLANFMTGSFSGYYQANTNPQLDLYNWSNSFYVTDDFKLTKRLTVTAGLRFEHLGRWIDKHGYGVPVWRPDLYRNDPIGSSQVPLPGFRWHSIDQNTPLSGFPTRALFYSPRFGMKWDVYGNGTTIVSGGWGMFRFHEGQLDFENMLAVTNGQRTLTVSNPYQTGGLRFNYINGLGVSPDPSNVSSTFDASATGFATTTTTVYGVAANDNQSPLTQSYSFTVTQAMPKDVIFSLGYAGNLSSNLLNDGSNQQIVADNVNAIPVGGLFKANPNPQSNYYGITYTPANTNSISAAELNDYRPYPRYSQLQVVQHTLYSNYNSLQLVVSRYKPHFSFNANYTFSKTMGVRGSFNTGIPGDSFNMRNNYGPLSYDRSQILNSWYDFNIGDPYKGARILRALLNGWEVSGNTQLQSGQNLQSTGFTSNFSAQGQVNATTSQQAYQVNNLSFLGTPDVSLQPTLICNPGSNLAKNQYINGACFALPTQGGANGPFIYPYVHGPANFDTDLSAIKNFKMANERNLQVRLAGFNFINHPLPTYTNKSPNQTNLVFPTANNTDFGKITYRSGRRIVEIAIKYSF, encoded by the coding sequence ATGAATCAAGCACTCACGCGCCGGTCGAAGATGACGGTGCTTTGGATTCTCTTTCTGGGAATCGCATCGGTGATCCTTCCCCGGACCCTATTCGCGCAGGTTGACACCGCCACTGTGAGCGGTCTGGTCGTAGATGCGGATAAGGCCCTCGTTCCGGGCGCCACCGTCGTCATTCAGAACAAGAACAACAAGTTCACGCGCAAAGGCCTGACGAATGGCTCGGGCAACTTCACCTTTCCGAGTATCGCCTGGGGTGACTACGACCTGACGATCACGGCGAACGGTTTCCAGACCACGACCGTACACGGCGTTCACCTGAACCCCGGCGACAGCCGTACGCTTTCGGAGATCACGCTCCGCGTCGGATCGCAATCTGAGGTGATCACGGTCTCCGGCCAGTCGCTCACACAGATCGACGACACAGGCGAGCGCAGTTCGCTGATCACATCGGACGAAATCAGCAAATTGACGCTGCAGGGACGCGATGTCACCGAGTTGCTGAAGACGCTTCCGGGCGCGGCGATCAATACGGGTAATGCTTCCTTCAACCAAGCGGTGAGCAATACCACCTACGACAACAGCAACACGCAGATCGGCGGCGCGTCGGGCGGCTACTCCATGAGCGGCTCGCCGGTGAACGGCGTGAGCATCCGGACAGACGGCGCGAACATCACCGATCCAGGCACGTATTCCGGTGGTCTTCAGAATGTGAACACCGAGGCTGTGGCCGAGGTGAAGGTGTCGCAGCAGAACTTTGGCGCTGACACTGCCAATGGCCCGATCGTTATCAATGCGGTGACGAAGTCGGGTGGAACCTCTTTCCACGGATCGCTTTATGTAAACGGCCGCAGCAGCCAGTTCAACTCCACGGACGCGTTTGCGAAGGTGCTCGGCTACCAGAAGCCCCCCGATCGCTACATCTATACCGGTGCAACCTTCGGTGGTCCGGTCATGATCCCGGGGACGGATATCAACCACAATAAGCGCCTCACCTTCTTCATTCAGGGTGAGAACCTGGCGCAGCGCAATACGTACGCGTACGGTAGCGCGAGCAGCGCTATCCAGACGGCGCTCGTTCCCACGGCAGCGATGCGTCTCGGAGATTTCAGCGCGACACAGATCGCCAAGTATCTTCCTCCGGGTGAAACCGTCTGCACGGGCACGAACACCTGCCCCACCGCCTACGACCTTTTCTCTGGCGTTCGTTCCGTTCCGGTAAGCAATGCTTACGGCGCACCGATCACCTGCAATGGCAATACCGGCAATGATTGCCTTTCTGGAACCAACGGCATTGATCCGGGTGCGAAGGCGATCGTGAACTCGATGCCGCTGCCGAACACGCCGAATGGCCAAACGACGGCAGGCTACTTCAACTATCAGCACCAGAACCTCGTACCGAACAATCTCTGGACGACGCACGGCAAGCTCGATTACAAGCCGAACGAGCGCCACAGCTTCTCGCTGAGCTACACCCAGGAGTTCGGAAATACCATCGTGCCGCAAGCGACCGACTACTTTGCTGCAGGTAACTCGGGTGGCTTGCTTGCGCCTGGTTATGGTGCGTCGCGCAACGCTCATACGCACAGCGGCTCATTCAACTGGACGAGCACGTGGTCGGCAACGCTGACCAATGAGTTCTTCATCAACGCTGCTTATAACGACCACTACGATAGCCCGCTGCATCCGAGCCAGCTCTTCAGCTCCGCGATCGGCTACCCCTACCAAGGCGCATACGCCAACAAGACGAACGAACCGCCCAACTTTGTGGACTACGGTTACGATGGTCTGCCTCTCTCCATCGTGCCTGATTACTCGCATGGTCCGATGTTCTCGAAGACCTTCGTCCCGGGTATCGGCGATAACCTCACGAAGGTGATCGGCCGCCACACACTCAAGGCTGGTTTTGACTTCGAGCGTCCTACGGTCAACAACATCCAGGTCAACGGAAGCGTCTTCGCACCGCAAGGTTCGATTACGAATTACTATCTGCCGTCGACCTTCGCTTTGCCCACGGTAGCAACGAACCCGGCGGGCGCGCAGACCAAGTGGTACAGCACCTGCTACGCCAGCTTTGATCAGCAGTGCACCCGGTTCAACGGCAATAGCAACAGCCTGGCGAACTTCATGACAGGCAGCTTCTCTGGCTACTACCAGGCGAACACCAATCCGCAGCTTGATCTCTACAACTGGTCGAACTCGTTCTATGTGACAGACGACTTTAAACTGACCAAGCGTCTGACGGTGACTGCCGGTCTTCGTTTCGAGCATTTGGGCCGCTGGATCGACAAGCACGGTTACGGTGTTCCAGTATGGCGTCCTGATCTTTATCGCAACGATCCGATCGGCTCGTCGCAGGTTCCGTTGCCTGGCTTCCGTTGGCACTCGATTGACCAGAACACACCGCTGAGCGGTTTCCCGACGCGTGCTCTGTTCTACTCACCGCGCTTCGGCATGAAGTGGGATGTCTACGGAAACGGCACGACGATCGTCAGCGGTGGATGGGGTATGTTCCGATTCCACGAAGGCCAGCTCGACTTTGAAAACATGCTGGCTGTAACGAACGGTCAGCGCACGTTGACGGTTTCCAATCCCTATCAGACGGGTGGTTTGCGCTTCAACTACATCAATGGTCTCGGCGTAAGCCCTGACCCCAGCAACGTGAGTTCGACGTTCGATGCTTCGGCGACCGGCTTCGCGACGACGACGACCACGGTCTATGGTGTGGCGGCAAACGACAACCAGTCTCCGTTGACACAAAGCTACAGCTTCACGGTGACGCAGGCCATGCCGAAGGACGTGATCTTCTCTCTCGGCTACGCGGGCAACCTCAGTTCGAACCTTCTGAATGATGGATCGAACCAGCAGATCGTGGCCGATAACGTCAATGCAATTCCGGTAGGGGGTCTCTTCAAGGCGAATCCGAATCCGCAGAGCAACTACTACGGCATTACGTATACGCCCGCGAATACCAATAGCATTTCGGCGGCGGAGCTGAATGACTATCGACCGTATCCGCGCTATTCACAGTTGCAGGTCGTGCAGCACACGCTGTACTCCAACTACAACTCGCTGCAGTTGGTGGTGAGCCGCTACAAGCCGCACTTCAGCTTCAATGCGAACTATACGTTCTCGAAGACGATGGGCGTGCGTGGATCGTTCAACACCGGTATCCCGGGCGACTCGTTCAACATGCGGAACAACTATGGTCCTCTGTCGTACGATCGCTCACAGATTCTGAATAGCTGGTACGACTTCAACATCGGCGATCCGTACAAGGGCGCACGCATCCTGCGCGCGTTGCTGAATGGTTGGGAGGTCTCTGGCAACACGCAACTGCAGAGCGGACAGAACCTGCAGTCGACCGGCTTCACGTCGAACTTCTCTGCACAGGGACAGGTGAATGCGACGACGAGTCAGCAAGCCTATCAGGTGAACAATCTGTCGTTCCTGGGTACGCCGGATGTGTCGTTGCAGCCAACGCTCATCTGCAACCCTGGCTCGAACCTGGCGAAGAACCAGTACATCAACGGAGCCTGCTTCGCACTGCCGACGCAGGGAGGAGCAAACGGCCCCTTCATCTACCCGTATGTTCACGGACCGGCAAACTTCGATACGGACTTGAGTGCGATCAAGAACTTCAAGATGGCGAATGAAAGGAACCTGCAGGTGCGTCTTGCTGGCTTCAACTTCATCAACCATCCGCTTCCGACGTACACCAACAAGTCCCCCAATCAAACGAACCTTGTCTTCCCGACGGCGAACAACACCGACTTCGGCAAGATCACGTACCGCTCAGGTCGAAGGATCGTGGAGATTGCGATCAAGTACAGCTTCTAG
- a CDS encoding XRE family transcriptional regulator, with translation MSRNGVQGFLAERLVQILAARRLSQVQLAAMVGVSTATISKWKSGYQAPEHEALERLASVVNVLPEWFTRPSSLQLSVPHFRSNASAHDAAREMLAARLNWAQDIAIALADFVDYPVVNVPLRPYTDPEQITNADIEQAASECREAWRLGSSVIQDLALAAEGAGIILVREETGIAQIEGLSAWSEALARPFVLLSSDKDNGYRSRFDLAHEIGHIVLHRHISRPDEPHRYKLLEQQAHSFAGALLLPGETFARDVRVPPSLDDLLVLKRRWRVSVGAMVMRLHALGLVDDDQKLALFKRRSARWGAKSEPGDNDLAPEQPRLLRRTIDLLVDEKVMPLEAVPYHFGLSALDVEMIAGLPRGYFSGRSNLVHFSTLKGTVSTTAASPSTRHRTVLPFKAQSSR, from the coding sequence ATGAGTCGCAATGGAGTACAAGGTTTTCTCGCGGAAAGACTGGTGCAGATACTCGCTGCGCGGCGTCTCTCACAAGTGCAGTTGGCGGCCATGGTTGGTGTATCAACAGCAACCATAAGCAAATGGAAGTCCGGATATCAGGCACCTGAACATGAGGCTCTTGAACGTCTGGCTTCTGTTGTCAATGTCTTGCCGGAATGGTTCACTCGCCCGTCGTCGCTACAGCTCTCCGTTCCGCATTTCAGAAGCAACGCATCTGCTCACGATGCGGCTCGCGAGATGCTCGCAGCCCGTTTGAATTGGGCGCAGGACATCGCGATTGCACTGGCCGACTTTGTCGATTATCCCGTCGTAAATGTACCCCTTCGTCCTTATACAGATCCCGAGCAGATCACGAACGCCGATATTGAGCAGGCTGCGAGTGAGTGCCGGGAAGCGTGGCGCTTAGGCTCTTCCGTCATTCAGGATCTTGCGCTTGCAGCCGAAGGCGCAGGCATTATCTTGGTTCGGGAAGAGACCGGTATAGCTCAGATTGAAGGCCTGTCTGCGTGGAGCGAAGCCTTAGCTCGACCGTTCGTACTACTTTCTTCTGACAAGGACAATGGATACCGTAGCCGCTTTGATCTCGCACACGAGATAGGACACATCGTCTTGCATAGGCACATCAGCAGGCCCGACGAGCCACATCGCTACAAATTGCTGGAGCAGCAGGCACATAGTTTCGCGGGTGCCCTCCTGTTGCCAGGGGAGACTTTTGCCAGAGATGTGCGCGTACCACCGTCTCTCGATGACTTGCTGGTTCTGAAAAGAAGGTGGCGTGTTTCCGTCGGCGCAATGGTCATGCGTCTACATGCGCTTGGCTTGGTTGATGATGACCAGAAGCTCGCTCTATTCAAGAGGAGGTCAGCTCGCTGGGGGGCGAAATCGGAGCCTGGTGACAATGACCTGGCTCCAGAGCAACCGAGGCTGCTGCGCCGTACAATCGACCTTCTTGTAGATGAAAAGGTTATGCCATTAGAGGCTGTGCCTTACCACTTCGGTCTTTCGGCATTGGACGTAGAGATGATAGCCGGACTACCAAGAGGGTACTTCTCTGGGCGCTCCAACCTCGTGCACTTCTCGACTCTGAAGGGAACCGTATCGACGACGGCTGCTTCTCCAAGCACGAGACACAGGACCGTACTTCCGTTCAAAGCGCAATCTTCACGATGA
- a CDS encoding glycoside hydrolase family 2 TIM barrel-domain containing protein encodes MPLRSILAGVGILFLTVTAAAQSVQPTDLHSRALNAGWEVRSLNAAGHQETQAWHPATVPGVVTLDLLHAGLIQDPFFRDNEKSLQWIGLSDWEYRTTFTVSASEHSRKHQELVFEGLDTFADVYVNGKPLLSANNMFRAWRIDAAPALRTGKNELRVVFHSAITEMMPKVKAMAVKIPTVGQVQAISEEGIATDPYVRKAPYSYGWDWGPRFVNEGIWKAVHLDTWDNLRIERLHIAQNKITADNAALEADLAAIADHDEVAEMTVVAHLISGSGAATTTLHRTVHLTAGLNQVKLPFDLPHPALWFPVGYGKPSRYEFTASLIGKGFSVHTTTRTGLRHVELQRTPDAIGESFTFVLNGKPVFAKGADVIPFDSFAPRVTEAQHRQILQSAVDAHMNMVREWGGGYYESDDFYDIADELGLMVWQEFMFGGAQIPGDDQVPGFRENVQREAEQQVDRLRDHPSIVLWCGNNEVETGWYHWGDRVNFRKNLEKDAAIKVWQDYLLVMDNVLQSVVATHTPDIPYTPSSPHSSYDQLPDIQTAGDMHYWQVWGVNAPISEYNKITPRFMSEYGFQSFPEMATIRAFAQPADMQLTSPVMLAHQKNDGGNERIKKYMDAEYPKPKDFASFVYLSQVQQAEAIQVAADHLRTSRPRTMGSLYWQLNDCWPVASWSSIDYFGRWKALQFYAKRFYADVEVVPYFHDGSLDTSVVNDLDHAIEASLKMTVMDFAGNVQNATTRSYTIPAASAKEVSRLNETALLNHHSADNTLVSVELSVDGKVVSERNVYFTHVKDLKLPEPVITHRWIEKNGELSLVLSSSKLARNVWVTFGDANVQLSDNSFDLLPGRPKTIAIHTPSSREKLERTLSMFDLHQAF; translated from the coding sequence ATGCCGCTTAGATCGATCCTCGCTGGTGTCGGAATCCTATTCCTCACTGTTACTGCCGCAGCTCAGTCTGTGCAACCTACGGACCTGCATAGCCGCGCACTGAACGCTGGGTGGGAAGTACGTTCCCTCAACGCAGCGGGACACCAGGAGACGCAAGCGTGGCATCCCGCGACAGTGCCCGGTGTCGTGACACTCGACCTGCTGCACGCCGGTCTCATCCAAGACCCCTTTTTCCGTGACAACGAAAAGTCACTGCAATGGATTGGGCTTAGCGACTGGGAGTATCGCACCACCTTCACGGTGTCGGCCAGCGAGCATTCCAGGAAGCATCAGGAACTCGTCTTCGAGGGGTTGGACACCTTTGCAGACGTCTACGTGAACGGCAAGCCGCTCTTGTCGGCAAACAATATGTTCCGCGCCTGGCGCATCGACGCCGCACCCGCTCTGCGCACAGGCAAGAACGAACTTCGCGTTGTCTTTCACTCCGCGATCACCGAGATGATGCCCAAGGTGAAGGCGATGGCGGTGAAGATTCCGACCGTAGGTCAAGTGCAGGCGATCTCCGAAGAAGGCATCGCCACAGACCCCTACGTGCGAAAGGCGCCATACAGCTACGGCTGGGACTGGGGTCCTCGTTTCGTGAACGAGGGCATCTGGAAGGCCGTTCATCTCGATACCTGGGACAACCTCCGCATCGAGCGCCTGCACATCGCTCAGAACAAGATCACCGCTGACAATGCGGCTCTTGAGGCAGACCTCGCGGCCATAGCTGACCACGACGAAGTGGCGGAGATGACCGTCGTAGCACACCTCATCAGCGGTAGCGGAGCGGCGACAACGACACTGCATCGTACCGTTCACCTCACGGCAGGTTTGAACCAGGTGAAGCTGCCCTTCGACCTCCCACACCCGGCACTCTGGTTCCCCGTCGGTTACGGCAAACCATCGCGCTATGAGTTCACCGCGTCGCTCATAGGGAAAGGATTCAGTGTGCACACGACGACGCGAACCGGCCTGCGCCATGTCGAACTGCAACGCACCCCTGACGCGATCGGAGAGTCTTTTACCTTCGTCCTCAACGGCAAGCCGGTCTTTGCCAAGGGGGCGGACGTGATTCCCTTCGATAGCTTCGCTCCGCGTGTCACCGAGGCGCAGCATAGGCAGATCCTGCAGTCTGCGGTGGACGCCCACATGAACATGGTCCGCGAATGGGGAGGCGGCTACTACGAGTCAGACGACTTCTACGACATCGCCGATGAACTCGGCCTCATGGTCTGGCAGGAGTTCATGTTTGGAGGAGCCCAGATCCCCGGCGACGATCAGGTCCCGGGCTTCCGCGAGAACGTGCAGCGCGAAGCTGAGCAGCAAGTGGACCGACTTCGCGATCATCCTTCTATCGTGCTCTGGTGCGGCAACAACGAAGTAGAGACAGGCTGGTATCACTGGGGCGACCGCGTCAACTTCAGGAAGAACCTGGAGAAGGATGCCGCGATCAAAGTGTGGCAGGACTATCTGCTCGTGATGGACAACGTCTTGCAGTCCGTGGTTGCCACGCATACGCCCGACATCCCCTACACGCCGAGTTCTCCGCACTCCTCCTACGATCAGTTGCCAGATATTCAGACCGCTGGCGACATGCACTACTGGCAGGTCTGGGGTGTGAACGCTCCCATCTCTGAGTACAACAAGATCACGCCGCGCTTCATGAGCGAATACGGCTTTCAGAGCTTCCCGGAGATGGCTACGATTCGCGCATTCGCTCAACCGGCGGACATGCAGCTCACCTCGCCGGTAATGCTCGCGCACCAGAAAAATGACGGAGGCAATGAGCGGATCAAGAAGTACATGGACGCCGAATATCCAAAGCCGAAAGACTTTGCGAGCTTCGTCTATTTGAGTCAGGTTCAGCAGGCTGAGGCGATCCAGGTTGCCGCAGATCACTTGCGCACATCGCGCCCCCGAACGATGGGCTCGCTTTACTGGCAGCTCAACGACTGCTGGCCCGTTGCAAGCTGGAGCTCGATCGACTATTTCGGTCGGTGGAAGGCGTTGCAGTTCTATGCGAAGCGCTTCTATGCCGACGTCGAGGTGGTTCCCTATTTCCACGACGGTTCCCTCGATACATCCGTTGTGAATGACCTCGACCACGCGATTGAGGCCTCTCTGAAAATGACAGTGATGGACTTTGCCGGGAACGTGCAGAACGCGACGACCCGCTCCTACACCATCCCCGCCGCCTCTGCGAAGGAGGTCTCGCGTTTGAACGAGACGGCCCTACTCAACCATCACTCCGCCGACAATACACTCGTGTCCGTCGAGCTCTCCGTCGACGGCAAAGTGGTCTCTGAACGCAACGTCTACTTCACGCACGTCAAGGACCTGAAGCTCCCCGAGCCCGTCATCACTCATCGCTGGATAGAAAAGAACGGGGAGTTGTCCCTCGTCCTCTCGTCCTCAAAGCTCGCCCGCAATGTCTGGGTAACCTTCGGTGACGCAAATGTTCAGCTCTCGGACAACAGCTTCGATCTTCTCCCTGGCAGACCTAAGACGATTGCGATACACACTCCGAGCTCGAGAGAAAAGCTGGAGCGGACACTTTCGATGTTCGATCTACACCAGGCGTTCTGA
- a CDS encoding helix-turn-helix transcriptional regulator produces the protein MADVCEQLGDRIRELRKKRGWRQVDLAQHSKVHEVHLSDLERGTREAGLKTIAKIAEAFEIKISELMTGIRDPDILG, from the coding sequence ATGGCGGACGTCTGTGAGCAGCTTGGAGACCGCATTCGTGAGCTGCGGAAAAAGCGAGGGTGGCGGCAAGTCGATCTGGCCCAGCACTCGAAAGTCCATGAGGTGCATCTGTCCGACCTCGAACGCGGTACGAGGGAAGCTGGCTTGAAGACGATTGCAAAGATTGCCGAGGCCTTTGAAATCAAGATTTCAGAACTGATGACCGGCATCAGGGATCCAGATATTCTCGGTTAG